A genome region from Osmerus mordax isolate fOsmMor3 chromosome 27, fOsmMor3.pri, whole genome shotgun sequence includes the following:
- the cfap144 gene encoding protein FAM183A, with protein sequence MAGKHEKPTVDIVHQNSIHIETIKKEQRCQKLYTRFSINPFKKLHVMTDKPMSKNTHEEVEEDPAFLKAIHDACLEPTKKYPQPQTESQEIGWISKPLIAADRSDRRLNFSRQNTEITKYMDAAWRLKEQTQNLS encoded by the exons ATGGCGGGTAAACATGAGAAGCCTACAGTGGATATCGTCCATCAAAACTCAATTCATATCGAAACCATCAAGAAAGAGCAGAGATGCCAGAAGCTGTACACACGATTTAGCATCAACCCGTTCAAGAAAC TCCACGTTATGACTGACAAGCCCATGTCCAAGAACACGCacgaggaggtggaagaggacc CTGCCTTTCTGAAGGCCATTCACGATGCGTGCTTGGAACCAACCAAGAAATACCCTCAGCCCCAGACTGAGAGCCAAGAGATCGGATGGATATCCAAGCCTCTG ATTGCTGCAGACCGCAGTGATCGAAGGCTGAACTTTTCACGTCAGAACACGGAAATCACCAAGTACATGGATGCGGCATGGCGTCTGAAGGAGCAGACCCAGAATTTGAGCTAG